The Helianthus annuus cultivar XRQ/B chromosome 16, HanXRQr2.0-SUNRISE, whole genome shotgun sequence genome includes a window with the following:
- the LOC110935992 gene encoding pyruvate kinase isozyme A, chloroplastic isoform X1 → MASMAAEFALLSSGLNFKKRVFNLPTTSSPLKLSFKQKFNCITTKALLQEELKKEEDLKFDVVKEIELRENGFMGMRKTKLVCTVGPACCSYEELEKLALGGMNVARLNMCHNTIHWHQDVIRKIKKLNLEKGFCVSVMIDTEGSQINVLDHGSPSSVKAEEGSIWFFTTEKFDGCRPFTVQANYEGFNEGIREGDELVVDGGMATFEVIERIGNDLRCKCTDPGLLLPRAKFSFWRDGKLVEKHHELPTFSDKDWSDIEFGITEGVDFIALSFVKDAAVVKHLKDHLLTKNRFVKVLAKIESLESLKNLEEIVEVSDGIMVARGDLGVEIPLEQVPAVQEEIIDLCRKLNKPVIIASQLLESMIEYPTPTRAEVADVSEAVRQRADALMLSGESAMGSYGQKAISVLRMTSARMELWGREENQQSFLPQIGESLPDQVAEQICSCACQMANKLGVDAILVYTTHGQMASLLSRNRPNTPIFAFTNKSNTRMALTLEWGVVPIAFDLSDDMDANVSKTTRLMKAKGMMRQGDVILVVSDVIPKSVTPSLYQSFQVVVIE, encoded by the exons ATGGCTTCAATGGCTGCTGAATTTGCACTATTATCATCAGGATTAAATTTCAAGAAAAGGGTATTCAATCTTCCTACTACATCTTCACCTCTTAAACTCAGTTTCAAACAAAAGTTCAACTGCATAACAACCAAGGCTTTGTTGCAAGAAGAATTAAAAAAAGAAGAGGATTTAAAGTTTGATGTTGTGAAGGAGATTGAATTGAGGGAAAATGGTTTTATGGGTATGAGGAAGACAAAGCTGGTGTGCACTGTGGGGCCTGCATGCTGTAGTTATGAAGAGCTTGAGAAACTTGCTTTGGGTGGGATGAATGTAGCTAGACTTAATATGTGTCATAATACTATTCATTGGCATCAAGATGTCATTAGAAAGATCAAGAAGTTGAATCTGGAAAAAGGGTTTTGTGTTTCTGTCATGATTGATACTGAAGGCAGCCAAATTAATGTTCTTGATCATGGGTCTCCTTCATCTGTCAAAGCagag GAAGGATCAATTTGGTTCTTTACGACCGAAAAATTCGATGGTTGTCGTCCTTTCACCGTGCAGGCAAACTATGAAGGCTTCAATGAAG GAATCAGAGAGGGTGATGAGCTTGTTGTCGATGGAGGAATGGCTACTTTTGAAGTCATAGAGAGAATCGGTAATGACTTGCGTTGCAAGTGTACAGACCCTGGTTTACTCTTACCTCGAGCTAAGTTTAGTTTCTGGAGGGACGGGAAACTTGTCGAAAAACATCATGAGCTCCCAACATTCTCTGACAAG GATTGGTCCGATATCGAGTTTGGAATCACTGAAGGTGTTGATTTTATTGCTCTTTCGTTTGTGAAAGATGCTGCTGTTGTCAAGCATTTAAAGGATCACCTGTTGACCAAAAATAG ATTCGTGAAGGTTTTGGCAAAGATTGAAAGTTTAGAATCTCTAAAGAATCTTGAAGAAATCGTGGAAGTATCAGACGGAATCATGGTGGCACGAGGTGATCTTGGAGTCGAAATACCACTAGAACAGGTTCCTGCAGTACAGGAAGAAATAATCGATCTGTGTAGAAAGTTAAACAAGCCTGTAATTATAGCCTCACAGCTTCTTGAATCAATGATCGAATATCCTACCCCAACTCGAGCTGAG GTTGCTGATGTTTCTGAGGCGGTTAGACAACGTGCTGATGCGTTGATGCTGTCTGGTGAGTCAGCGATGGGATCGTATGGTCAAAAGGCTATATCTGTTTTGAGAATGACTAGCGCCCGAATGGAACTATGGGGCCGTGAGGAGAACCAACAAAGTTTTCTTCCTCAGATTGGAGAGTCGTTGCCGGATCAAGTAGCGGAACAGATCTGCAGTTGTGCATGCCAAATGG CAAACAAACTTGGAGTGGATGCCATTCTAGTGTACACGACGCACGGACAAATGGCGTCACTTTTGTCTCGTAACAGGCCAAATACTCCAATATTCGCATTTACAAACAAAAGCAACACAAGAATGGCGTTGACTTTGGAATGGGGTGTTGTACCTATCGCATTTGACTTATCAGATGACATGGATGCTAATGTTTCTAAAACCACTCGTCTAATGAAAGCAAAAGGAATGATGAGACAAGGAGATGTCATTCTTGTTGTTTCTGATGTGATTCCAAAGT